ACCAGAAACTTCAAACGAATGAGTTCCTGAGCGCAAATGGATGCTAAATTATTTTAGCATGTTTATTTTATATGGGCATAGGCCGTACACTGAGACAAACTCAATTAAGTCTTTGATTATATGGCTGTCAAGACTAATACAGATGATTCGTCAACCATATTCACTAGATTTACCGAAGCAAACAGCAAAAATATTTGGAAGTAGCATAAAGAATTGAAAATAACAAGGACTCATTGCAGTAGGATATACCTTTTGTGGTTCCTTATTGTTGCTTGCACTTGAaccaaaaacaagtttcccagtTTTCTGTCGACTGTAATTGCTAGCTCCTGAAGCTGCGGGTGCTGAGATTTGCTGATTTGCTCTTTTGTTTGAATCTGAAGGTGCAGAAAGTGCAGTGGAAGGAACCTCTGATGCTTGCAGTTTTGAGGCTTTTCCATCCAACCGCTTTCCAAAACCAGTAAATGGTTTGAATTTTGGTTCATCCTCCACTGCAGTGTTGCCATCTGCAGGTTGAAACAATAAGCAACCATTTTAGGAAATATCCAAATAACACCATACACAGCTAGTATTACAAGTTTCATGCATTGTTAAATGCTAGCAGCTAAGCTCAGGATGAATGGACCTCAACATTATGAACACATACGTTCAAGCTATAGAGCAGTAGACCAGGAGGAATACAACCAAATGTTAATTTGCACAGTTCTAACTGCAACTCTAAGAACCTCTTTATATCTTTTTGTATTGATAGGAATAGAGATTTCGGTGAAAGAAGCCCTCCAACAGCTTCTTCAACGATAGAGAGCTATAGTATAATATCGTGCGTGCAACGGCACACAAAAACAAACATTACACTTTATCTTGGCCAAAAGGCCTAGAAAGGTACAAGTTGAAAAAAACTAACCTTTTTTATAGCTCGCTTGGCTTCTCGTCCTCCATTAGGTAGCGAGGTGGTAGGTACTATGTGGGAAGCAATGTGTGCGACTTTCTATCGTGTTGGACTTGGGTAGTTTCTCATGGGCCATCTGTGGGGTAATGGACCCGCTAaggacttgttcggttattttcaatccatatggatcggaggggattgatacggattggaagagattttgacttactagggattgaaaccacctcaatccccctcaatccatatggattggggtagaaccgaaacAAGCCCTAAGAGGGGCTTGGGTGGCTTTCACGGCCTATCTATGTGGTAACGGTCCACTGGTAGGGGAGGGGAATAAACCTACACGTTTCACGCATGAAGTAGGACGACCGTCGAAACTTATGCTTTATAGTAGTAGAGGCTAGGTTATAGTACTCTATATAAATAGGAACGATAAGATCAACTGTAAAACAAGCACATGTAACAAATCAACAGAATTCATAGGCCATGATTTCTCCAAGATGCTAAATACAAACCTTCAGCAGGTGCCTTGCTTGCAGGAACTGTTGGTTGTCGTGGTTTCTCAGGTTCTTTATAATCAAGAGGAGGCGCAAAGTCCACTTCACAGTCTGTCTCAATAATGCTAACCGCAGAAGCAGGCTTTGTTTCAACAATATCAATATAATATTGTTTGTTGTTGTAGGCTACCATGATGCTGTCTCCCGTGGTTAAGCAGGAGAAATTTCTTAAAGTTTTTTCCAAGCTGGAAAATTTAACAGCAAGTAATGAGAATGATAACGCCTAATGCCAAGAGAAATGAAGAGAATTTTCAAGATCATTATAGGACAATTTTAAAGGTTTCCTTACATGGCTTTCGGGTTTGAAATATCCAGAAAATCAGTTGTGTGAGGTTGCAATTTCACATATGTGCCCTTGGGAAGAGTCGCATTTTTTACATGGACAGTGTCACCCTCTTGAAGCAGCATGTTTTGCATCATCTAAACAAGTGAGAATACATAAAATAAATAAGTATAGACATATTTCTTTCGCCATATAACAGAAGATACAAGTGAACTGAGTTATCCTTTTATACATACCCAATAGGGCATGATGATCATGCCTTCTTCTGCAACAAACTCCAAAACACCACAGTGTGAAATCCGCTGGGTTGCATCATTGTGCAGCTCAAATAGCATAGGGTACTCGATGTGCAAGGAAGCTATTACAAAAAGTCCAAATAATTACTGAGACTAACATCTACGACAAATCAAGTCGAAAAGAAGTTCCATAAATCATTCGAAAAAGAAAGGAGCTAATAATAACCGAACTTACCAAGACGATCAAGGGCAGAAGGTGGCATTATTACTACATTTGACAATGGTAATACAATATCAGATGTATGTCATATTTATTTTATATATGAAAAAAATGACAAGCCAAACTGACCCCATCCTTACCTTTATCACCGCCTTCCAGGTGTGGCTGAAAAAGAAGTTTAAATCCAATTTAGCCACAAGAACAACGAAGCACTACATATGACTATGAGCAGATAAAATGTATTGCACCAAAGAATAGCATACCTTATCAAAAAACGATGCTGGATAACAACGGTATGTTTGCTCAAACGAGTTGCCATGGTAAGCATATCCCCCGTAAAACTACATGGAAAAATCATGCCAATTAAGCATATACCAGTATTACCACTTACAGAATTGAGGGAGAGAAGTCAAATATAATGGCAACAGCGCATGGAGAAGAAATGTAACTAATGTTTGCATCGTTGGAATCAATGCAAATGCCTGAATTTCAACGAGTATATCATAATAAGAAAATTTATATCTACAACATTTAATGCAAAAAAATAGCGGTTGGGGGCTAAGAATGAAACAGGACCACAACATAAGAAACTTTGTGTGCTGTAATCTTCAATATGAAGCTCATTTTGTGGGGCTGACCATTCTTGTATTAGCTTATGGCTATCTAATCAAGTGGTTCAATATTTTGGTCTGACAAAGTAATGACTTGTACACATGAATTTCAAAAGGCACATGCTTTTTAGACTACGGATCAAAAGCAGCATCTACCAAATATCAAACATTTTCCACAGAAGCAGCATGAACAAGCATGTTTGTTGTGCATGTACAGACCAGATAGGAGCCAGTATTAATAATAAATTTGATCATAGAGTAGATGAACTATCTGGCAATGTAGAATGTAGGAATCCCAATGCTCCATATACTAGGTAAACTGTACAAAATTACAACCGTTCCAACAACATAATGCTTTGAGATAATATGCATGACAGTGAGTTGTGTGATAAATCAAAGAAGTAAACATTGCAGTGGTACGTTATGAATACCATTTTTGCTTAGACTTTTGCTTCAACTTCCCTCAACCTGCTATGAACAAATAACACGAAGTTGCGTGAGCACAGCTGCTAGACTTGAAAAGAAACAGCCATTGATGTAAATACACAGTGAAAAGGTGCCGTGATCAATAATCAAACACAATGCAAAAGTTGCATAAATGATAAATCACAAATGATGAAAGCTTCACTGCAGTGTGACCATGAACATTAGAACATATATTACTGTTGTCACCGTATGCACTAGTAGGCAAATTCCAGATGCAAATGAAACTGAGATGCAGGTAAAGAATAGTGAATTACTAAAACACACCACCAGATACCCAATCACTGTTTTTTCTCGCAAAGAAGAAATTTGATAGGAAAACCAACACAGATGTGGTACAAAAATCACCGTTTTCACTATTTTCTCCCACAAAACTCAACTCATGAGCTAGCTCAAAAATTTTCTTGTTAAAACCAGAACGGCAACAGCGATGCTGGTATTGGGATAATGCAGTGGACAAGTCACCAAAACCTAGAACCTCTCTGGGATGCATTGACAATTTGACACTAATTGTTTACCTGAAGCCACCATTATTGGAACAAATTAATAGCATAAAACAAAAATCCAAACCTAGTCACACCAGAACAGTTATGACGTGTATCGTTCAGAAAATCTGCATTCAAATTCCGAACCTAGTCAAGCCAGAACATATATGACGGGTGCCGTTCAGAATATCTGCATTTTTTGGCAGTGATAGCTAGTTCGTGATGTTTGATTCAATCCGCGAGGTGCGTGACTACAAAAGGCCACGCCCCAAACTTAAGTTTGCCAAACAACTGGGACGATGACCTGGCGTAGTGGCGTTGCGTGCGTGGAGCAACCACTTGGGCCCCGGGATCAATCTTTCGTGCACGGAAGAGCAAACCACTAATCGCACGGAACCGCAAACATGGATGGATGGGATAGCGAAGGAATCACTAGCAAATGACTAGAGGGAAACTCCCCTCAGATCCATCCCCAAGCAAGTTAGGGTTCCTTACTGACAGAAGAGCTTGGAATCTTGGATTTCAGCTCCTTCGAGACGGCGATCGCGCTTCCCGGAGGAGGTTGCGGGTGAGCTCGAAGTGTTCGGGCGCAGGTTTATACAGTTTGAGCGACGGTGCGACGGGCGCATAGATGCCACCGTCCCACCGAATCCGATCGGAGTGGGAGCGGAACAGTTTCGATTCGATGCGATAGGATCGGGTATTCGAGAAACAGAGAGCCGCCGGTATGGTTGGGCTCAGTGGACCGGATTGGGTTCTCGACACGAGCACGAATGCACGATCGCACGGAGCATCCATGGGCCCATGAGGCCAGGATCAGTATTCTTGGGTCTAAAATGATCTTGCCTAGGGCTGGATTTTCTGGATTGTGGTTCATAGGATTGGATAAAATACTCGTTGCTCGTGAGCTTGACTcgtggtcagctcggctcggctcgtgagCTAAGCTAGCACTTCAGCTCGTTCGTTAATGAGCCAGCTTGACACGGGCTCGAGCCAACTCGTTAGCTCGAAGGAGATATCatttatcaacaaaataaagttTACCCCTATATTAGATGAACTAATAAGTGATGCTCGAATGAGCTAGCATTTATCAGCAAAACAATGCCTACACCAATATTGGGTGACCTAATAAGTGATGAACTATGTTATTTTTTGGTTTAATTGATGTGATATACGAAAATATGAGTACTTTTACTCtattccccacacttgttgagttcatgcacattattccccacacttgttgagcgatggacttttgtgagctc
This portion of the Zea mays cultivar B73 chromosome 2, Zm-B73-REFERENCE-NAM-5.0, whole genome shotgun sequence genome encodes:
- the LOC100282176 gene encoding uncharacterized protein isoform X1 translates to MFYGGYAYHGNSFEQTYRCYPASFFDKPHLEGGDKVIMPPSALDRLASLHIEYPMLFELHNDATQRISHCGVLEFVAEEGMIIMPYWMMQNMLLQEGDTVHVKNATLPKGTYVKLQPHTTDFLDISNPKAILEKTLRNFSCLTTGDSIMVAYNNKQYYIDIVETKPASAVSIIETDCEVDFAPPLDYKEPEKPRQPTVPASKAPAEDGNTAVEDEPKFKPFTGFGKRLDGKASKLQASEVPSTALSAPSDSNKRANQQISAPAASGASNYSRQKTGKLVFGSSASNNKEPQKAPAKEEQPAKKDDELRFQAFSGKSYSLKR